TCTTCCAAGTTGGCGATCACCTGCACCCTTACTTGTTTGCGTAATTTCCTAAATAATACAGTTATATTAATTTCTCAGTATCACGTAAGCTCATTTTCGCTTCTGGTGTCACTTTCTTACACCCTCTATTCGTGTATTAGTGGTTTATCCAGAGAGATGCAAGATATAAGTCTACACTCAAACCTCATCCCTCTGCGATTTGTTCCACACTTAGCCCTATTGCTGCTGAAAATCGGCGTATTGCTTTTAAATTAGCTTTGCGTTTACCTTCTTGTTTACCTTCTTGAAATGCTTCTTGATATACTCTGGTTTGCTTTAACTCACTCAATCCAAATATAAATTCTATTTCCTCCCTACTCATCATTGGAAACTTATAAACTAAAATAGTCTCTATTAATTCTAATAATTGCCGCTGTTGTAACTGAGAGTTTACCTCTTCTTTGGTTCTATCTATTAACAGCGTTCTTTTGAAATTCTAAGATTCTACATAATATTCTAATTTTGTTGGAAAATACTAATAAAAGCCCGTACAGACGGGCTACTGAATATACTTTATTGTTTAGCTTGTTAGGGATTATCTTTCGAAAATTGGGGCGTTGGTGTTGCGTCTGTGAAATAAAATTGACCCTACATTACAAAGCAAACAGGTAATAGCTAGCCACAATAAAACATAGGTGGGAATCATGACTACGCCGATCATAAACCAAGTGTAAACGTGCAATATCATCACAACAGCAAATGTACAGGCTACTATTGCTGATTGCCAAACTTGAGATGAGGGGCGACGGAGTGCAGCTAAAACCATCGTCAACAGCGTTGCAAGTAAATTTGCTGGCACGAGAAATGCACAAATGCTAACGCAGTTGGTGCGGGATAACTCAACTAAGCTGTTGAAATCGAGCATTAATCTTTCAGGTAATGTCAATTTAGTATAGAACAACTAACCAGGCAATTAAATAACGAAATATAAATATGAGCAGTACTTAATTTAATATTATGAAAAATTTACATATTAGTTAATGGTTAGTGGTTAGTAGGTACAGACGCGAGGAACATCGCGTCTGTACATTAGTGGTTAGTTGTTAGTGGTTAATGGCTTACTACTCCCCATCTCCCCTATCCCCCATTCCCGCTTAGCTTCCCGTACCTAATCTCTGCATTAATTTGGCAACAGAGTGAATTAATTTATTTGGTTCAACTGGCTTGGAGACATACATCTGAAAACCTGCATCAAGGGCTTGCTGACAATCTTGTGGTCTAGCGTAAGCCGTTAATGCGATCGCAGGTAAATCTCTTCCTTGTTCTGGCTCGAAGTTTCGTATTTTACGTATTAGCGTGTATCCATCTTCTTCTGGCATACTGATATCACTAATCAGCACATCCGGTAGGGATTTTGCAATCATTAAAAGTGCCGATTGTACTGAATCAACTGCTGTTACCTCTGCTCCCGATTCTTGCAGCACGGTGGTTACATATTCTCGTGTATCAGTATCGTCATCCACTACTAATACCTGCAAACCACTTAAGGATGATTCTGTAATAGAAGTGGGGGAAGTAGTTTTCGTTATTTGTTCTGTTTGTTTTAATTTCCATCTTTGAGGAATAGGCGCTTTCGGGAAATTTCCCTCTGCTTTGGTAGCAACAGCACATTCCTGGTTTATAGATTCCTGATCTTTGGATTGTTGCTGTGTTGACAACATTGGCAACTTTACAGTAAAGGTTGCTCCCTGTCCCACTCCTGGACTATCAGCATGAACGCTACCGCCATGCATTTCCACTAAATAACGTACGATCGCGAGTCCCAATCCTAAACCGCCGTGGTTTCTTGTTATACTGCCATCTGCTTGACGGAAGCGATCAAAAACGTGGGGGAGAAATTCTGGACTAATGCCAACACCTGTGTCAGTGATGGTGATTTGGGCATAAACAGGGGAGGGGGGAGTGTAAGGAGTATCATATTTCCCTTGTCCTCCTTGTCCCCCTTGTCTTCCTTGTCCACCTTGCGCCATTTCCAATGATCCATTTTCCTTGACGACTTCTAGGCGTACTTCTACTCTGCCGTCAGAGGAGGTAAATTTCATGGCATTGTTAAGCAAGTTCCATAGAACTTGTTGTAGACGATTAGGATCGCCAGAGACGATCACAGAAGACGCGGTTTCGGAAGACGCAGTGACTGGAAGATGTGAGGACGCGGAGAGTATTTCATCTGTATTCCTCGTGTCTTTGTGTCCCCACCTCAGCCCGTCCTCTTCATTTTCCATGTCTTCGTGTCGTTGCGTCGCCGTGTTTTCTGTTTCATTGAGTTCAACTACATATTCAAGTTGAATTTTTTTTGCTTCTGCTTCTAGACGTATGCTATTTACAACTGTTGCAGTTAAGTTAACTAAGTTAACTGGACAAATATTAAGAGTAAGCTTGCCTCGCATAATGCGCGAGACATCTAAGATATCTTCTATAAGCTGAGCTTGCAAACCAGCATTGCGTTCAATTGTTTCTATAGCACGAGTGATGGCTTCTTCATTCAATTTTCGCTGACGCAGCAGTCTTGCCCAACCCAGTATAGATGTTAAAGGTGTGCGGAGTTCATGAGAGAGGGTGGCTAAAAATTCATCTTTGAGGCGATTTGCTGTTTCTGCTTCTTGGCGTGCTGTTTGTTCGCGAATAAGCTTGATATGTTCTTCTTCAGCTTTTTTACGTTCTGTGATGTCTTCTGATGTACCTGTAAAACCAATGACATTACCTTCTTCTGAAAGCATGGGTGATGAAGACATATAAACCCAGCGCTCAATTCCTGCTGGAGTCATGATGCGAAATTCACCTTTGTATCCCCTACCTTCAGCAGCAGCAGTATACCAATTTGTTACTACTGATTGTTGTTCTTCATGATGAATTGTTGTGATCCAGCCTTGGTCTAAACTTTGCTCTGGGGTTAAACCAAAAATAGCGTGGTAGCGGGGGTTAGCATAAGTACATTTACCACTAGGATCAGTTAAAAAAATTCCTACGGGTGAACAAGCACTCAAAGAACGAAACATTTCTTCGCGTTTTTTAAGTTCAGCATTCATTGCTGCTAACTGTGCGGCTTGTCGCTTCACTTCGGCACTTTTTTGGAATAAATCAATAAATGCTGCTACTTTGGACTTCAATATTTCTGGTTCTATAGGTTTAAAGAGATAGTCTACTGCACCTAGAGAATATCCTCTAAAGACCATGTTGTCACTGGTGTTGAATGCCGTTACAAAAATTATTGGTGTATGCCGTGATCGCTCTCGTTGTCTAATCAAGGCTGCTGTCTCGAACCCGTCCATATCTGGCATTTGCACATCCAGCAAGATCACGGCAAAATCCTGATTCAATAGATTTCGCAGGGCTTCTGCGCCCGATGTAGCCCTTACCAAGTTTTGACCAAGGCTGTCTAAAATTGCCTCTAGGGCTAGCAAATTTTCTGGATGGTCATCTACCAACAGAACATTAACTTTAGGCTCAAATGACATTTCAAATATACACTTTTAGAAATAGAACAAGCCGTTTTACGTCTTCCTATTGACTGTGACGCTAAAGCTAGCTGAATTCCCACTATCTTAAGTTATAACTTTATCTGGCTTGAAAATAGGTCTTGGGGATGGTAACAATGAGTTTTATATACTTATTTGTACACTATTTATAGCTTCTCTAAAATAGGTGACATCAATTACAAATTTTTACTAAGAAAGCGGGAATATCTACTAAGGGTAAAACTTGATCTGCAACTCCCAATGCGATCGCAGCTGCGGGCATAATTGAACAAAAGGCACTGTCGGGTTCTTCAACTATAGTCATTCCTCCCCGTGCTTTGATTTTTGCCAGTCCTTGCACACCATCTTGATTTGCTCCTGTTAACAGGATACCGATAACTTTTTGATTATAAGCATCTGCTGCAGTTTCAAATAGCACATCAATGGATGGACGTGCGTAAGTGACAGGAGCATCTGTAGATAGAGAAAAATAAGATTGAGACACTGTTTTATCTTTACTTTCTATTAACAAGTGATAATCTGCGGGAGCTAAATATACCCACCCAGGCAAAATTTCTTCTTTGTCTTCTGCCTCCTTGACCACTAAGTTAGTGTAGCTTTGTAATAAGTCTCTTAGTGTATCATCAGAAGCTTTGTGACGGTGTTGGACAACGGCTATTGGTATAGGAAAAGTTTTTGGCAAGCCCAATAATATGACTTGTAATGCTTCTAACCCGCCTAAAGATGTACCAATTACAATAATTTGGTATTTCATATTTTTTTATGTGTTAGTGGTTGGTGGTTGGTGGTTGATTCTCCAAGCAACAATCAACAAGCAACAAACAACAAAATTTAACTTACTCTCCGATAAATTTTTTCACTACTAACTAATTGTTCATAATCTTGTTCATGGGGCGTAAATCTGATCGATTCTTGACGTCCTAATCCTAAAATTCCAAATCTAATTAGACTTTCATAAAAAAGTTTATGAACTCGATGTTGAAGAAATTTATTAAAATAAATTAAGACATTACGGCAAAAAATTACATGAAATTCATTAAAAGAATTATCAATAGCTAAATTATGTAATGAAAAAATTATATTTTCTTTAAGTTCTGATGAAAAGATAGCATTTCCGTAGGCTGCTGTATAATACTCAGAAAAAGATTTCTTGCCACCTGCTTGTATATAGTTCTGAGTATATTCTTGCATCATCGCTAATGGGAAAATTCCTGATTTAGCTTTACGCAAAACTGTTTCATTAATGTCAGTGGCATATAAACGCGAGCGGTGATAAAGTCCTTCTTCTTTGAGCAAAATCGCCATCGAATATACTTCTTCACCTGTAGAACAGCCAGCGTGCCAAATACGGATAAAAGGATAAGTTCTTAAGATGGGAATTACTTTTTTTCTAAAAGTTAAAAAAAAGCTCGGGTCTCGGAACATTGCCGTGACATTAATCGATAAATTTAATAATAATCTCTCTAAGCATTCTGGTTCATGAAGAACTTTCTCTTGCAGTCCAGAGACAGTAGTTAAACCTTCCGTTTTAACAGTATTCCAAATCCGGCGTTTGAGGGAAGCTAAAGCATAGTTTCTAAAATCAAACCCGTAATAACGATATATACCTTCTAATAACAATTGAATTTCTACATCTTCCAGTTCTTCTCTCTCCATGTTTTTTAATTAATCAGATGAAATAAATATATTTTTGTTAGTAGTTAGTTGGTAGTTTCTCATTGACAATTGACAATTGAAAATTGACCATCTTATTTATAATGTGAAAGTATTAAATTCCGCATCTACCCACAACTTAAAAATAATAACTCATACTCTATCTGAGGAACGAATACTATCGGTACAGCCAAACACGCAATAGTGAAAGCAATTGTTCAGTGTCGACAGGCTTGGTAATATAGTCAGATGCACCAGCCTCAATACACTTTTCGCGATCACCTTGCATAGCTTTGGCAGTTAGGGCAATAATTGGCAAAGATTTAAATCTGGGAATGCTGCGGATACGACGGGTGGTTTCGTAGCCATCCATTTCTGGCATCATTACATCCATCAAGATAGCATTAATATCAGCATTATTTTCTAAAACAGCAATCCCATCCCTACCATTTTCAGCATATAAGACTTGCATTTGATAACGTTCCAGCATACTAGTCAGAGCAAAGATATTGCGAACATCGTCATCGATAATCAATATTTTTTTGCCTGCTAGTAGGGTATCAGAAGTTTGTAATTGTTCGAGAATTTGACGTTTTGGTGCGGGTAGATTGGCTTGGACACGGTGTAAGAATAAAGCAGTTTCATCTAAAAGACGTTCAGGCGATCGCACATCTTTAACTATAATTGTTTCGGCAATGCGTCGCAGTTGTGTATCTTCGCTTCTGGTCAATTCCCTGGCAGTATAGATAATAATGGGTAGTGTTTCACCGGTTGGTAGTTTTTTGATTTGTTCGATCAATTCAAAACCACTCATATCTGGTAGTCCTAAATCTAGAACTACACAATCAAATTGTCCATTGGCGATCGCAGATAATGCCTGAGTACCAGTACTGACAGCAGTGGTAGCAACGTCGCCGTTACCAATTAATGTCACAATACTTTGACGTTGATTTTCGTCATCTTCTACGATCAACAGATTTTTAACTCGCCTGTCTACAAAACCTTTGATTTTAGTGAGTGCTTGGTGTAGTGTCTCGCTACTGATGGGTTTTTGCAAATAAGCGATCGCACCTTGTTGTAAACTGCGCTGTTTCCCTTCCTCTACTGTCATCACATGTACAGGAATGTGGCGGGTGTTGGCGTCATGTTTGAGGCGATCTAGCACCGTCCAGCCATCCATCCCTGGCAGACGAATATCCAAAATGATTGCAGAAGGCTGATATTCTTGGGCTAAGGCTAAACCTGTGTTGCCACCGTGGGCAACAATGCCCTTAAATTCATTTTGTCGCGCCATGTCCAAGAGAATTCGGGCAAACTTAGTGTCATCTTCCACAATTAACAGTGTGCGATCGCCCGGTTGGATGTTGTCTCTGTCGTCGATGACGACAGAGGAGGGACTCGCAGGAGTGAGGGGAGTAGGGGGAGTGTGATGGGGTGGTGGGGTGGTGGGGTGGTGGACAGAAGACTTCACCCCATCTCCCAATCTCCCCATCTCCCCAGCACCAGAAAGCGGTTGGGGTAAATATAAGGTAAAGGTACTACCTTCACCCAGATGACTAACTAGTTTAATTTCCCCACCAAACAAACGGGTAATTTCTCGACTAATTGACAAACCTAATCCTGTACCACCAAATTTACGGCTGGTAGTACCATCTGCTTGTTGAAATGCTTCAAAAATGATTTTTTGTTTTTCAGGGGCGATACCAATACCTGTATCTTTGACTGCAAAACCAATAACTGTTGCAGCTTGATTTAATGTTTCGTGATCAAAACTCCAGCCTTGTTTGGCTACAAATATTTTTAAGGTAACTTCACCTTTTTCTGTGAATTTAAAAGCGTTAGCTAGTAGGTTTTTGAGGATTTGTTGCAGCCGCTTGGCATCAGTGTAGATTGTCGGTGGTAGTTCTGGGTCTAATTCAATTGTGAAATTCAGTCCTTTGTCAATTGCGACTTGTCTAAAAGTTCGTTCTAATGGCTCATATAAATCAGCAATTTTTAACTGAACCATATCAATAGACATGGTTCCCGATTCAATTTTGGCTAAGTCGAGAATATCGTTGATGAGTGACAATAAATCATTGCCTGAGGAGTAGATTGTTTGACTATATTCGATTTGCTTCTGGTTGAGATTGCCTTCAACATTGTCTGCGAGAATTTTTGCTAGTATTAACAAACTGTTGAGTGGTGTCCGCAATTCGTGGGACATATTGGCGAGAAACTCAGATTTGTATTTAGAAGATAGTGCTAGTTGTGCGGCTTTTTCTTCTAATGATAATCTGGCTTGTTCGATTTCTTGATTTTTGCGCTCTACTTCTGTATTTTTGTTGGATAATAATTCTGCTTTTTCTTCAAGTTCAGCGTTAAGTTGTTGCAATTCTTCGTTTGACTCTTCTAATTCTTGTTGTTGCTGTTTCAAGAGTTCTTCTGAGGTTTGTAGTTCTTTCGCCTGTTCTTCTAAACGCTGATTTTTTTGTGTAAGTTCTTGTTGCTGTATTTGTAGTTGTTGGGTTAATTGCTGGGATTCTTCTAGTAGTGCTTGAGTGCGAATATCAGCAGCGATCGCATTCAAGACTACACCAATAGTTTCGCTAACTTGCTCTAAAAAAGTGAGATGAATTTCACTAAATCTATGAAAAGATGCTAATTCAATTACTGCTATTACCTGGTCTTCAAATAGTACAGGCAAAACAATAATATTAAAGGGCTTAGCTTCTCCCAAACCAGAACTAATACGAATATAATCACTTGGTGCATCTGTAAGTATAATTTTTTGTTTTTCTAAGGCGCATTGTCCTACTAACCCTTCACCCAAGCGGTATTTATTTGATAAATTTTTGCGTTCTTGGTATGCATAACTACCCAGTAGTTTGAGGATAGGTTGCTCATTTTCAAAGTCCATCAAGTAGAAAACACCCTGTTGTGCATCTACCAGTGGTGCAAGTTCTGAGAGAATCATTCTGGCAACCTTTTCCAGGCTTCTCTGACCTTGCAACATCTGGCTAAACCTGGCAAGATTGGACTTGAGCCAGTTTTGTTCATTATTTTTGAGAGTTGTTTCGCGGAGATTAGCGATCATCTGATTAAATGCTTGTGCCAATATCCCGATTTCGTCCCTGCGGTTGTCAACTGGCACATTTACAGACAAATCTCCCTCTGCTAATTTTTCTGTAGCTTTTGAAATTTCTGCAAGTGGTTTAGAAATATTTCTGGTGAGATAAATACCAATTAAAGTTAACAATAAAAAAGCCAGAGGAATGCCATAAATAATAGTGTCAGTTGCTTCTTGAGCAGCAATTTTAGTCTTGTTTGTGCGCTGTTGTAGAAGTCGAATTTCTTCGGCTTCCATATCTGTGATTATACTACGAATTTTGTCTGTTAAATTCTTACCTTGATCCGTTAATATCAGTTGTCTTGCAGCTTCAAAGCCTTGATTGTTTCGCAAATTAATACTTTTTTGAGCTACAGCTAGTCTTTGATTAATTAATGGCTCTATATTATCTAATCTAATTTGTTGTTGAGGGTTATCTGCTGTTAATTTCCGTAAATCTTTGAGATTTTGCTGAATATTTGGTAAGGCATTATTATAAGGTTGTAAATAACGCTGTTCTCCGGTAATAATATAACCTCTTTGTGCTGTTTCTATATCTTTGAGTTGAGAAATTAAATCATCTAATTCGTTAATAACTTCGTAAGTGTGGGCTTGCCAACGAGAATTCTCAATTAAGTTGTTAGTAGTGCGGTATGATATTATTCCCAGTGCAGCAATTATGGATAAACCCAAAGCAAATCCTGCACCTATCTTTGTACCAATTTTGAAATAGTTATTTACCATTTGTTATTTATTGGAGCAATCAATTTATCTGTGAACAGCGAGATAAAAAGGTATCCCTTATACTAACCGTTGAGGTCGGTAATTGAAAATTGGTAATAGGTAATTGGAGTATTACCTAATAATTGCGATGGTCAAAGACCACTCCTTTGAGGCATCGCAGTGAGAATATAAAGTAATTAGCCGAACTTGATATTAGTCAGTTTAACTGAATTTAACAATTTGCCTTGGAATGAATTCCAAGGCAAGTGCAGAGTAAGGTGCTGATAACTGATAACTGATAACTGTTTACTGATATAACCAGACACGCAATAGTGAAAGCAACTGTTCAATATCAACAGGTTTGGTAATGTAATCAGATGCACCAGCCTCAATACACTTTTCGCGATCGCCTTGCATAGCTTTGGCAGTCAAGGCAATAATCGGTAGAGATTTAAAATCAGGGTTAGCGCGGATGCGGCGGGTGGTTTCGTAACCATCCATTTCTGGCATCATTACATCCATCAACACAACATTAATGTCGGGATTGTTTTGCAAAACTTCTATGCCATCACTACCGTTTTCTGCATAGAAAATCTGCATTTGATAACGTTCCAACATACTAGTCAAAGCAAAGATATTGCGGACATCGTCATCGATAATCAAAACTTTTTTACCTGCCAGTTGGAAGTCAGAATTTTGTAATTGTTCAAGAATTAGACGTTTAGGTGCAGGTAAATCGGCTTGGACACGATGCAAGAATAAAGCAGTTTCATCTAAAAGACGTTCAGGCGATCGCACATCTTTAATAATAATTGTCTCTGCAATGCGCCGCAGCTGCACATCTTCTGCCCTCGTCAATTCTCTGGCTGTGTAGACGATGATCGGTAAGGCTTCACCATTGGGAGATTGCTTGATTTGTTCAATCAATTCAAAGCCATTCATATCTGGTAGTCCTAAATCAAGGACTACGCAATCAAATTGGCCATCTTGTATGGCTTGTAATGCTTCAGCGCCAGTACTAACAGCTGTAGTAGCAACATCACTATTACCAATTAACTCCACAATACTTAGCCGTTGATTTTCATCATCTTCGACAACTAGTAAATTTTTGACACGTCGTTCAACAAAACCTTTGATTTTAGTGAGTGCTTGGTGTAGTGTCTCGCTACTGATGGGTTTTTGCAAATAAGCGATCGCACCTTGTTGTAAACTGCGCTGTTTCCCTTCCTCTACTGTCATCACATGTACAGGAATGTGGCGGGTGTTGGCGTCATGTTTGAGGCGATCTAGCACCGTCCAGCCATCCATCCCTGGCAGACGAATATCCAAAATGATTGCAGAAGGCTGATATTCTTGGGCTAAGGCTAAACCTGTGTTGCCACCGTGGGCAACAATGCCCTTAAATTCATTTTGTCGCGCCATGTCCAAGAGAATTCGGGCAAACTTAGTGTCATCTTCCACAATTAACAGTGTGCGATCGCCCGGTTGGATGTTGTCTCTGTCGTCGATGACGACAGAGGAGGGACTCGCAGGAGTGAGGGGAGTAGGGGGAGTGTGATGGGGTGGTGGGGTGGTGGGGTGGTGGACAGAAGACTTCACCCCATCTCCCAATCTCCCCATCTCCCCAGCACCAGAAAGCGGTTGGGGTAAATATAAGGTAAAGGTACTACCTTCACCCAGATGACTAACTAGTTTAATTTCCCCACCAAACAAACGGGTAATTTCTCGACTAATTGACAAACCTAATCCTGTACCACCAAATTTACGGCTGGTAGTACCATCTGCTTGTTGAAATGCTTCAAAAATGATTTTTTGTTTTTCAGGGGCGATACCAATACCTGTATC
Above is a genomic segment from Fischerella sp. JS2 containing:
- a CDS encoding hybrid sensor histidine kinase/response regulator; its protein translation is MSFEPKVNVLLVDDHPENLLALEAILDSLGQNLVRATSGAEALRNLLNQDFAVILLDVQMPDMDGFETAALIRQRERSRHTPIIFVTAFNTSDNMVFRGYSLGAVDYLFKPIEPEILKSKVAAFIDLFQKSAEVKRQAAQLAAMNAELKKREEMFRSLSACSPVGIFLTDPSGKCTYANPRYHAIFGLTPEQSLDQGWITTIHHEEQQSVVTNWYTAAAEGRGYKGEFRIMTPAGIERWVYMSSSPMLSEEGNVIGFTGTSEDITERKKAEEEHIKLIREQTARQEAETANRLKDEFLATLSHELRTPLTSILGWARLLRQRKLNEEAITRAIETIERNAGLQAQLIEDILDVSRIMRGKLTLNICPVNLVNLTATVVNSIRLEAEAKKIQLEYVVELNETENTATQRHEDMENEEDGLRWGHKDTRNTDEILSASSHLPVTASSETASSVIVSGDPNRLQQVLWNLLNNAMKFTSSDGRVEVRLEVVKENGSLEMAQGGQGRQGGQGGQGKYDTPYTPPSPVYAQITITDTGVGISPEFLPHVFDRFRQADGSITRNHGGLGLGLAIVRYLVEMHGGSVHADSPGVGQGATFTVKLPMLSTQQQSKDQESINQECAVATKAEGNFPKAPIPQRWKLKQTEQITKTTSPTSITESSLSGLQVLVVDDDTDTREYVTTVLQESGAEVTAVDSVQSALLMIAKSLPDVLISDISMPEEDGYTLIRKIRNFEPEQGRDLPAIALTAYARPQDCQQALDAGFQMYVSKPVEPNKLIHSVAKLMQRLGTGS
- a CDS encoding chemotaxis protein CheB, with the protein product MKYQIIVIGTSLGGLEALQVILLGLPKTFPIPIAVVQHRHKASDDTLRDLLQSYTNLVVKEAEDKEEILPGWVYLAPADYHLLIESKDKTVSQSYFSLSTDAPVTYARPSIDVLFETAADAYNQKVIGILLTGANQDGVQGLAKIKARGGMTIVEEPDSAFCSIMPAAAIALGVADQVLPLVDIPAFLVKICN
- a CDS encoding protein-glutamate O-methyltransferase CheR, which produces MEREELEDVEIQLLLEGIYRYYGFDFRNYALASLKRRIWNTVKTEGLTTVSGLQEKVLHEPECLERLLLNLSINVTAMFRDPSFFLTFRKKVIPILRTYPFIRIWHAGCSTGEEVYSMAILLKEEGLYHRSRLYATDINETVLRKAKSGIFPLAMMQEYTQNYIQAGGKKSFSEYYTAAYGNAIFSSELKENIIFSLHNLAIDNSFNEFHVIFCRNVLIYFNKFLQHRVHKLFYESLIRFGILGLGRQESIRFTPHEQDYEQLVSSEKIYRRVS
- a CDS encoding response regulator; this translates as MVNNYFKIGTKIGAGFALGLSIIAALGIISYRTTNNLIENSRWQAHTYEVINELDDLISQLKDIETAQRGYIITGEQRYLQPYNNALPNIQQNLKDLRKLTADNPQQQIRLDNIEPLINQRLAVAQKSINLRNNQGFEAARQLILTDQGKNLTDKIRSIITDMEAEEIRLLQQRTNKTKIAAQEATDTIIYGIPLAFLLLTLIGIYLTRNISKPLAEISKATEKLAEGDLSVNVPVDNRRDEIGILAQAFNQMIANLRETTLKNNEQNWLKSNLARFSQMLQGQRSLEKVARMILSELAPLVDAQQGVFYLMDFENEQPILKLLGSYAYQERKNLSNKYRLGEGLVGQCALEKQKIILTDAPSDYIRISSGLGEAKPFNIIVLPVLFEDQVIAVIELASFHRFSEIHLTFLEQVSETIGVVLNAIAADIRTQALLEESQQLTQQLQIQQQELTQKNQRLEEQAKELQTSEELLKQQQQELEESNEELQQLNAELEEKAELLSNKNTEVERKNQEIEQARLSLEEKAAQLALSSKYKSEFLANMSHELRTPLNSLLILAKILADNVEGNLNQKQIEYSQTIYSSGNDLLSLINDILDLAKIESGTMSIDMVQLKIADLYEPLERTFRQVAIDKGLNFTIELDPELPPTIYTDAKRLQQILKNLLANAFKFTEKGEVTLKIFVAKQGWSFDHETLNQAATVIGFAVKDTGIGIAPEKQKIIFEAFQQADGTTSRKFGGTGLGLSISREITRLFGGEIKLVSHLGEGSTFTLYLPQPLSGAGEMGRLGDGVKSSVHHPTTPPPHHTPPTPLTPASPSSVVIDDRDNIQPGDRTLLIVEDDTKFARILLDMARQNEFKGIVAHGGNTGLALAQEYQPSAIILDIRLPGMDGWTVLDRLKHDANTRHIPVHVMTVEEGKQRSLQQGAIAYLQKPISSETLHQALTKIKGFVDRRVKNLLIVEDDENQRQSIVTLIGNGDVATTAVSTGTQALSAIANGQFDCVVLDLGLPDMSGFELIEQIKKLPTGETLPIIIYTARELTRSEDTQLRRIAETIIVKDVRSPERLLDETALFLHRVQANLPAPKRQILEQLQTSDTLLAGKKILIIDDDVRNIFALTSMLERYQMQVLYAENGRDGIAVLENNADINAILMDVMMPEMDGYETTRRIRSIPRFKSLPIIALTAKAMQGDREKCIEAGASDYITKPVDTEQLLSLLRVWLYR